CGTTATTGCGCATGGAACGGTGAAAGAGAGATGACTTCGAGGAGATCATTGTTGTTGAATCCATTGTCATTAGTGATGATCGCGTGGCATCCCGACCTGATTGCTGTTGCATAGTGGAGGGCATCGATGAATTTCTGGTTGTATTTCGCACGGAGTTGCGCGGCCAGATCGAAGGTGTCGGCATCATGATGGCAGATCGTCAGAAATTGCTCCGTCTGGAAAAAGGCTTTGATGCCGGAGACGAGTTCGATGTTGCCGGAGCGATACGGTTTGACCAGTATTTCCGCGACCACCGCATCTCCGGTGTAGCCAGCAATCGAGCCATATTCGATGGCTTCGACGATTGCCGCGGACAGCGTGAAATAATCCGGATTTCTATCGAGAAAATAGATCAGGACATTGGTGTCGAGATAGACGCTGCGGCCATGAAGCCGATCGAGAAGCTCTTCTATCGATTCCATGAGTCACGGCTTTCTTTCAGTTCAGCTTCGATTTCATCGGTGGTTTCGCCCCAGGTTCCACGGGCTATGCCAGCATAGGAGAGGGCTGATTGATGTTTTGGCGCTCTTGTTGCCGGAGTCAGCGTGATGACGCCGTTTTTAGTGGTGATTTCAAGCAAATCATCCGGCTTGATGTTGGCTGATTCAGCTATTCGTACCGGAATGGTGATCTGATTTTTACTTCGCACTCTGACTTGCGCCATGATGGTGTTCCCTGTTTTTCCAAAAGTACGACTCTTGGTTGGAATTCTGACTGATAAA
This genomic window from Chlorobaculum limnaeum contains:
- a CDS encoding AbrB/MazE/SpoVT family DNA-binding domain-containing protein, coding for MAQVRVRSKNQITIPVRIAESANIKPDDLLEITTKNGVITLTPATRAPKHQSALSYAGIARGTWGETTDEIEAELKESRDSWNR
- a CDS encoding type II toxin-antitoxin system VapC family toxin, giving the protein MESIEELLDRLHGRSVYLDTNVLIYFLDRNPDYFTLSAAIVEAIEYGSIAGYTGDAVVAEILVKPYRSGNIELVSGIKAFFQTEQFLTICHHDADTFDLAAQLRAKYNQKFIDALHYATAIRSGCHAIITNDNGFNNNDLLEVISLSPFHAQ